In Acidobacteriota bacterium, one genomic interval encodes:
- a CDS encoding DUF883 C-terminal domain-containing protein: MDPMNRSESLTAGKEISSYGSPSTSGVSTLDTIKDTVADKLHAVAGAIQQKAGQNQENAVAGYAGQAAGWLDDAAEYVRDVDQQKVKADLQKQVRNNPGRSLLVAGAAGLLLGFLFRRR; this comes from the coding sequence ATGGATCCAATGAACCGCAGTGAGAGTTTGACCGCAGGGAAAGAGATTTCTAGTTACGGATCACCATCCACGAGCGGTGTTTCCACCCTCGACACAATCAAGGACACTGTTGCCGACAAGTTGCACGCCGTTGCCGGAGCAATTCAGCAGAAGGCCGGACAGAATCAAGAAAACGCAGTTGCCGGCTACGCCGGTCAGGCTGCCGGATGGTTGGATGACGCAGCGGAATACGTTCGCGACGTGGACCAGCAAAAGGTTAAGGCGGACCTTCAAAAACAGGTACGGAACAATCCTGGCCGCAGCCTGCTCGTAGCGGGAGCTGCCGGGCTTTTGCTCGGATTCCTATTTAGGAGGAGGTAA
- a CDS encoding lmo0937 family membrane protein produces MLWTILVILLVLWLLGMIGGVGGGLIHLLLVVAAIVLVFNLLSGRRRAV; encoded by the coding sequence ATGCTTTGGACAATCTTAGTTATTCTACTGGTCCTGTGGCTGCTGGGGATGATCGGCGGCGTCGGCGGTGGATTAATCCACCTGTTGCTTGTTGTGGCGGCAATAGTATTGGTCTTCAACCTGTTAAGCGGCCGCCGAAGGGCCGTCTAA